TTTGGCGAAATAGAAATCTTTCTCGACATGGAGAAAAGACAATGGACCCTACTGAGATTACTAGCTTAGCTGGTGAGTGGCAAAATCATGGTGTGCATATAAGGGATTCAAATAAAGCTGGAAATGTAACATGTCTCCAAAATCGAGTGGTTTGGACAGCTCCAAGAGTAGTGTCTCTGAAGATGAATTTTGACGGGGCTTGTGATGTGAAAAATGGAGTATGTGGACTGGGCATGGTGTTCAGGGATCATCAAGGGTTGTTAAAAGGGGCTTTAGCTGTTCCACAGGTGGGCAATATTCCTCCCAGGTCAGTAGAAGCCTTAGCACTATTACATGGACTTCGCTTTGCGATCCACGTTGGATTCTCAAACCTGGAGGTTGAAGGTGATGCTCTTTCAGTCATCAACACTCAACATGATAGTTCTGATGAT
This portion of the Rosa chinensis cultivar Old Blush chromosome 1, RchiOBHm-V2, whole genome shotgun sequence genome encodes:
- the LOC112203399 gene encoding uncharacterized protein LOC112203399, encoding MDPTEITSLAGEWQNHGVHIRDSNKAGNVTCLQNRVVWTAPRVVSLKMNFDGACDVKNGVCGLGMVFRDHQGLLKGALAVPQVGNIPPRSVEALALLHGLRFAIHVGFSNLEVEGDALSVINTQHDSSDDLSFEGHIIDEVKFLVKSFPIRSCHFVKREGNKVAHRLAKEALNVSQPLLCLESGPSWLHQFVSVDFHCEV